From Micromonospora rifamycinica, a single genomic window includes:
- a CDS encoding segregation and condensation protein A has protein sequence MTAPPLHPPPTPPPPSAPATGAADGATAAAEVPPTGQGTGFTVRLANFTGPFDLLLQLISKHKLDVTEVALHTVTDEFIAYIRAMGDQWDLDETSEFLLIAATLLDLKAARLLPSAEVEDEEDLALLEARDLLFARLLQYKAFKEAAAHIAELEAVGGRRYPRAVTLEPRYAEALPDLVLGIGPERLLKLAVRAMTPKPVPEVSIAHVHLVRVSVREHAAILAERLRRSGVATFTLLCADCGITLEVVARFLALLELYREGLVAFVQEEALEELTVRWTGPADGGADLHVDEYAGSPVDPAPVDPAPGRPAGAAPAGADPVPGEPTAPVPATGVPTGPADEPASTQE, from the coding sequence GTGACCGCGCCACCGCTGCACCCGCCGCCGACCCCGCCGCCGCCGTCCGCGCCGGCCACCGGGGCCGCCGACGGGGCGACCGCTGCGGCGGAGGTGCCACCGACCGGGCAGGGCACCGGCTTCACCGTCCGGCTGGCGAACTTCACCGGCCCGTTCGACCTGCTGCTGCAACTGATCAGCAAACACAAGCTGGACGTCACCGAGGTGGCCCTGCACACCGTCACCGACGAGTTCATCGCCTACATCCGGGCCATGGGCGACCAGTGGGACCTCGACGAGACCAGCGAGTTCCTGCTCATCGCCGCCACCCTGCTGGACCTGAAGGCCGCCCGGCTGCTGCCCTCGGCCGAGGTGGAGGACGAGGAGGACCTCGCCCTGCTGGAGGCGCGGGACCTGCTCTTCGCCCGGCTGTTGCAGTACAAGGCGTTCAAGGAGGCGGCGGCGCACATCGCCGAGCTGGAGGCGGTCGGCGGTCGGCGGTACCCGCGCGCGGTCACCCTGGAGCCCCGGTACGCCGAGGCCCTGCCCGACCTGGTGCTCGGCATCGGCCCTGAGCGGCTGCTCAAGCTGGCGGTCCGGGCGATGACCCCGAAACCGGTGCCGGAGGTCTCCATCGCGCACGTGCACCTGGTCCGGGTCAGCGTCCGGGAGCACGCGGCGATCCTGGCCGAGCGGCTGCGCCGGTCCGGCGTCGCCACCTTCACGCTGCTCTGCGCCGACTGCGGGATCACCCTGGAGGTGGTGGCCCGCTTCCTGGCCCTGCTGGAGCTGTACCGGGAGGGCCTGGTCGCCTTCGTCCAGGAGGAGGCCCTGGAGGAGCTGACCGTACGCTGGACCGGCCCCGCCGACGGGGGTGCCGACCTGCACGTCGACGAGTACGCCGGCAGCCCCGTCGACCCCGCCCCGGTGGATCCCGCCCCCGGGCGTCCGGCCGGTGCCGCGCCCGCCGGGGCCGACCCCGTGCCGGGCGAACCCACCGCTCCGGTGCCCGCCACCGGAGTGCCCACCGGACCGGCGGACGAGCCCGCATCGACGCAGGAGTGA
- a CDS encoding TRM11 family SAM-dependent methyltransferase encodes MPEPHRSAQTPGLHDSAPHPDGSDLPALLAEGYLGSVWLTGQHPSRDLRRGRYTPESLAHPGKMLPTIARYAIRTYTNPGEVVLDPMAGIGTTIIEAMHLGRHGVGAEYEPEWVASAAANIHHAGQTGASGRGEIYHGDSTALPALLPASLHGRASLVITSPPYGSSTHGHVRTPGPRRGKVRKINHKYGSSDNLAYCSHGQLADGFTAILAGCRTLLRPGGHVIVTARPYRRHGELIDIPGMVTAAGINAGLELVEECIALICGVRNGSIIPRASFFQQKNTRDAIATGDPQWLLQHEDVVVLRAPLLPHAGSRVQPGSPVGGLKGPGDDHPHRSPSPLRPTSAGSNDGLDTFGQERMDRRPHLAHPAVVPYHGSAVDPRSQPGWDPEWKSGPCTTIPQPAPVPVPSDAAGYRRRVSRATSGQQPDPANTTGRQ; translated from the coding sequence ATGCCTGAGCCGCATCGGTCGGCGCAGACCCCCGGTCTGCACGACTCCGCCCCGCACCCCGACGGGTCCGATCTGCCGGCACTGCTCGCCGAGGGCTATCTCGGCTCGGTGTGGCTCACCGGCCAGCATCCGTCCCGCGACCTCCGTCGCGGCCGATACACCCCGGAGTCGCTGGCCCACCCCGGCAAGATGCTGCCCACCATCGCCCGATACGCCATCCGCACCTACACCAACCCCGGCGAGGTGGTCCTCGACCCCATGGCCGGCATCGGCACCACCATCATCGAGGCCATGCACCTCGGCCGGCACGGCGTCGGGGCCGAGTACGAACCCGAATGGGTCGCCAGCGCAGCCGCCAACATCCACCACGCCGGCCAGACGGGTGCGTCAGGTCGGGGCGAGATCTACCACGGGGACTCGACCGCGCTGCCGGCACTGCTGCCGGCCAGCCTGCACGGCCGGGCCTCCCTCGTGATCACGTCCCCGCCCTACGGGTCGTCCACCCACGGCCACGTCCGCACCCCCGGCCCGAGGCGCGGCAAAGTCCGCAAGATCAACCACAAGTACGGCAGCAGCGACAACCTCGCCTACTGCAGCCACGGCCAGCTCGCCGACGGGTTCACCGCGATCCTCGCCGGCTGCCGCACGCTGCTCCGTCCTGGCGGACACGTCATCGTCACCGCCCGGCCCTACCGCCGCCACGGCGAACTCATCGACATCCCCGGCATGGTCACCGCCGCCGGCATCAACGCCGGCCTCGAACTCGTCGAGGAATGCATCGCCCTGATCTGCGGCGTCCGCAACGGCTCGATCATCCCCCGCGCCTCGTTCTTCCAGCAGAAGAACACCCGTGACGCCATCGCCACCGGCGACCCCCAATGGCTCTTGCAGCACGAAGACGTGGTTGTACTCCGCGCCCCGCTTCTGCCTCACGCGGGCTCCAGGGTCCAGCCGGGTTCGCCCGTGGGCGGTCTAAAGGGGCCGGGCGACGACCACCCGCACCGGTCGCCAAGTCCACTCCGTCCCACCAGCGCAGGGAGCAACGACGGGCTTGACACCTTCGGGCAGGAACGGATGGATCGACGTCCACATCTGGCGCACCCCGCGGTCGTGCCTTACCACGGCAGCGCCGTCGACCCCCGCTCCCAGCCAGGCTGGGATCCTGAATGGAAGTCAGGCCCATGCACGACCATCCCCCAACCCGCTCCCGTACCGGTGCCCTCAGATGCCGCCGGCTACCGGCGACGGGTCAGCCGCGCCACATCAGGTCAGCAGCCCGATCCCGCCAACACGACGGGCCGCCAATGA
- a CDS encoding tyrosine-type recombinase/integrase, with product MARPELPIGTWGTIRTEKLAANRFRARARFRDYDGKTRDIEATDATRAAAERALKVKLRDRTTPNDDEITRETRVSRLAEVWIEEITAEERIAPQTIHRYETSVRTAILPALGNLRIREASVGRLDRFLREIAKDRPAAAKGVKVVLSQMFALAVRHGAIPTNPVRDTGRLRKPRRTVVALSDEHLHAVRTAIRDWQRPVPGKPGPRHTGDLADVVDLMLATGARIGEILALRWEDLDLATERPTLTICGTLVFVTGQGIFRQPWTKSDAGHRMVVLPRFAIGMLMDRKVDAPDNPHDAIFASRRGTWLSPNNVRRQWRQARADTDLDWVTPHTFRKTVATLIKEEKDTKSASAQLGHSSEEVTDTYYIAKAVQAPDVSDILERLGTHRHRRSVPPNPNDAHG from the coding sequence ATGGCCCGACCCGAACTTCCCATCGGCACCTGGGGCACCATCCGTACCGAGAAGCTCGCCGCCAACCGGTTCCGCGCACGCGCCCGGTTCCGTGACTACGACGGCAAGACCCGTGACATCGAGGCCACCGACGCCACCCGCGCCGCAGCCGAACGGGCGCTGAAGGTCAAGCTGCGTGACCGCACCACCCCCAACGACGACGAGATCACACGGGAGACCCGCGTCAGCCGCCTGGCCGAAGTGTGGATCGAAGAGATCACCGCCGAGGAACGGATCGCACCTCAGACCATCCACCGATATGAGACCAGCGTGCGTACCGCGATCCTGCCCGCCCTCGGCAACCTCCGCATCCGAGAGGCCAGCGTCGGACGCCTGGACAGGTTCCTCCGCGAGATCGCCAAGGACCGCCCCGCAGCGGCCAAAGGCGTCAAGGTGGTCCTCAGCCAGATGTTCGCGCTGGCCGTCCGCCACGGAGCGATCCCCACCAACCCCGTACGCGACACCGGGCGGCTCCGCAAACCCCGCCGCACCGTCGTCGCCCTCTCCGACGAACACCTCCACGCCGTAAGAACCGCCATCCGCGACTGGCAGCGACCGGTCCCCGGCAAACCCGGACCCCGACACACCGGCGACCTGGCCGACGTCGTCGACCTCATGCTCGCCACCGGCGCTCGCATCGGCGAGATCCTCGCCCTGCGCTGGGAAGACCTCGACCTCGCCACCGAACGCCCCACCCTGACGATCTGCGGCACCCTGGTCTTCGTCACAGGCCAGGGAATCTTCCGACAACCCTGGACCAAGAGCGACGCCGGCCACCGGATGGTCGTCCTGCCCCGATTCGCCATCGGCATGCTCATGGACCGCAAAGTCGACGCCCCCGACAACCCCCACGATGCGATCTTCGCGTCCCGGCGCGGCACCTGGCTCTCCCCCAACAATGTCCGCCGCCAGTGGCGTCAGGCCCGCGCCGACACCGACCTCGACTGGGTCACCCCGCACACCTTCCGCAAGACCGTCGCCACCCTCATCAAGGAAGAGAAGGACACCAAGAGCGCGTCCGCGCAGCTCGGACACTCCAGCGAGGAGGTCACCGACACCTACTACATCGCCAAAGCCGTCCAAGCCCCGGACGTCTCCGACATCCTCGAACGGCTGGGCACCCACCGCCACCGCCGTTCCGTACCACCAAATCCCAACGATGCACATGGATGA
- a CDS encoding ParA family protein produces MAGNGDRADAWTSELREQQASLGADLGPADPAAYTMRKPIPEPMPTDRHGPARIIAMANQKGGVGKTTTTINLGAALAEYGRKVLLVDFDPQGALSVGLGVNPHNLDLSVYNLLMQDDVMAEDVLIKTDVAGLHILPANIDLSAAEIQLVNEVAREMALARVLRNVRKEYDYILIDCQPSLGLLAINALTVAHGVLIPLECEFFSLRGVALLLDTIDKVRERLNFDLELEGILATMYDSRTTHCRQVLQRVVEAFGDKVYQTVITKTVKFPESTVAGAPITTLDPASSGARNYRQLAREVIAAQADR; encoded by the coding sequence ATGGCTGGCAACGGTGATCGTGCCGACGCCTGGACGTCGGAGCTCCGTGAGCAGCAGGCGTCGCTCGGCGCCGACCTGGGTCCGGCCGACCCGGCCGCCTACACGATGCGCAAGCCGATCCCCGAGCCGATGCCCACCGACCGGCACGGTCCGGCCCGGATCATCGCGATGGCCAACCAGAAGGGTGGCGTCGGCAAGACCACCACCACCATCAACCTGGGTGCCGCCCTGGCCGAGTACGGCCGCAAGGTGCTGCTGGTCGACTTCGACCCGCAGGGCGCGCTCTCGGTGGGGCTGGGCGTGAACCCGCACAACCTCGACCTGTCGGTCTACAACCTGCTCATGCAGGACGACGTGATGGCCGAGGACGTCCTGATCAAGACGGACGTGGCCGGGCTGCACATCCTGCCCGCCAACATCGACCTCTCCGCCGCCGAGATACAGCTCGTCAACGAGGTCGCCCGGGAGATGGCCCTGGCCCGGGTGCTGCGCAACGTGCGCAAGGAGTACGACTACATCCTGATCGACTGCCAGCCCTCGCTGGGCCTGCTGGCGATCAACGCGTTGACCGTGGCCCACGGGGTGCTCATCCCGCTCGAGTGCGAGTTCTTCAGCCTGCGCGGGGTGGCGCTGTTGCTGGACACCATCGACAAGGTCCGCGAACGGCTCAACTTCGACCTGGAACTCGAGGGCATCCTCGCCACCATGTACGACAGCCGCACCACCCACTGCCGCCAGGTGCTCCAGCGCGTGGTCGAGGCGTTCGGCGACAAGGTCTACCAGACCGTCATCACCAAGACGGTGAAGTTCCCCGAGTCCACGGTGGCCGGAGCGCCGATCACCACCCTCGACCCGGCCTCCTCCGGGGCCCGCAACTACCGGCAGCTGGCCCGCGAGGTGATCGCCGCCCAGGCCGACCGGTAG
- a CDS encoding NUDIX domain-containing protein: MSAVEHRYELRSRAERYTGRIFTVVSDEVTMPGGGTATRDYVRHVGAVAVVALDGAGRVVLVRQYRQPVGRHLWELPAGLMDVAGEDLPVAAARELAEEADLTAGRWDLLVDVHTSPGFTDEVVRVFLARELAEVPVGQRHERHDEEADLQIVRIDLDEAVGMVLAGEVTNGPCAVGLLAAARARDAGWSVLRRADTPLHR, translated from the coding sequence GTGAGCGCCGTCGAGCACCGCTACGAGCTGCGCTCTCGGGCCGAGCGGTACACCGGCCGGATCTTCACCGTGGTCAGCGACGAGGTGACCATGCCCGGCGGGGGCACCGCGACCCGAGACTACGTGCGGCACGTCGGCGCGGTCGCCGTGGTCGCGCTGGACGGGGCCGGCCGGGTGGTGCTGGTGCGGCAGTACCGGCAGCCGGTGGGGCGGCACCTGTGGGAGCTGCCCGCGGGCCTGATGGACGTCGCGGGCGAGGACCTGCCGGTGGCCGCCGCCCGGGAGCTGGCCGAGGAGGCCGACCTCACCGCCGGCCGGTGGGACCTGCTGGTCGACGTGCACACCTCGCCGGGTTTCACCGACGAGGTGGTCCGGGTGTTCCTCGCCCGGGAGTTGGCCGAGGTGCCGGTCGGGCAGCGGCACGAGCGGCACGACGAGGAGGCCGACCTGCAGATCGTCCGGATCGACCTGGACGAGGCGGTCGGCATGGTGCTGGCCGGGGAGGTCACCAACGGTCCGTGCGCGGTCGGGCTGCTGGCCGCGGCCCGCGCCCGGGACGCCGGCTGGTCGGTGCTGCGCCGGGCCGACACCCCGCTGCACCGCTGA
- a CDS encoding pseudouridine synthase, with protein sequence MPRDNRSPKSDAPVYEGAERLQKVLAAAGVGSRRACEDLIFRRRVTVDGRVAQLGDKVDPATAVIHVDGERLQADNRLVYVAMNKPRGVVTTMADDMGRNELAEFIGNRVEQRVYHVGRLDADSEGLLLLTNDGTLTHKLMHPSYRVLKTYLAEVAGPIPRNLGKRLLAGVELEDGPVKVDAFRVVDTLGRSAQVELSLHEGRKHIVRRLLAEVGHPVTRLVRTSIGPIKLGDLRTGRIRRLTNAEVAALFKAVGD encoded by the coding sequence ATGCCACGCGATAACCGTTCCCCCAAGTCCGACGCCCCGGTGTACGAGGGCGCCGAACGCCTCCAGAAGGTGCTCGCCGCCGCCGGTGTCGGCTCCCGGCGTGCCTGCGAGGACCTGATCTTCCGGCGTCGGGTGACCGTGGACGGCCGGGTCGCCCAGCTCGGGGACAAGGTCGACCCGGCCACCGCCGTGATCCACGTCGACGGCGAACGCCTCCAGGCCGACAACCGCCTGGTCTACGTGGCGATGAACAAGCCGCGCGGGGTGGTCACCACGATGGCCGACGACATGGGCCGCAACGAACTCGCCGAGTTCATCGGCAACCGGGTGGAGCAGCGGGTCTACCACGTCGGGCGGCTCGACGCCGACAGCGAGGGGCTGCTGCTGCTCACCAACGACGGCACCCTCACCCACAAGCTGATGCACCCGTCGTACCGGGTGCTCAAGACCTACCTGGCCGAGGTGGCCGGGCCGATCCCACGCAACCTGGGCAAGCGCCTGCTGGCCGGCGTCGAGCTGGAGGACGGGCCGGTGAAGGTCGACGCGTTCCGGGTGGTGGACACCCTGGGACGCAGCGCCCAGGTGGAGCTGAGCCTGCACGAGGGGCGCAAGCACATCGTCCGCCGGTTGCTGGCCGAGGTCGGGCACCCGGTGACCCGGCTGGTGCGTACCTCGATCGGGCCGATCAAGCTCGGTGACCTGCGTACCGGGCGGATCCGCCGGCTGACCAACGCGGAGGTCGCCGCCCTGTTCAAGGCCGTGGGTGACTGA
- a CDS encoding helix-turn-helix transcriptional regulator: MSAPAVPEWRPDPLLTIDDLAAWLGKPKNTLYAWHSRGKGPRAIRVGNTLRYRRSEVERWLDDHTDSER; encoded by the coding sequence ATGAGCGCTCCCGCCGTCCCCGAATGGCGGCCCGACCCGCTACTGACCATCGACGACCTCGCCGCCTGGCTGGGCAAGCCCAAGAACACCCTCTACGCCTGGCACAGCCGGGGCAAGGGCCCCCGCGCCATCCGCGTCGGCAACACCCTGCGCTACCGGCGTAGCGAGGTCGAACGCTGGCTCGACGACCACACCGACTCGGAGCGGTGA
- the cmk gene encoding (d)CMP kinase, with protein sequence MEENVRAGRCVVAVDGPSGSGKSTVSRRLAVDLGARYLDTGAMYRAITWAVLRSGVDLADAAAVGKVAGEVELRIGTDPRGYGVTVDGVGVDADIRGPEVTGAVSAVAAVPAVRTLLVARQRDMIAHAGRIVVEGRDIGSVVAPDADLKVYLTASEAARARRRSAEDAADVAATAADLARRDRLDSTRTVDPLRQSTDAVELDTTELGIDEVVARLRELLTERGVA encoded by the coding sequence GTGGAGGAAAACGTACGGGCCGGGCGTTGCGTGGTCGCTGTGGACGGGCCGTCCGGTTCGGGTAAGTCCACCGTCTCGCGGCGGCTCGCCGTCGACCTCGGTGCCCGCTACCTGGACACCGGCGCGATGTACCGGGCGATCACCTGGGCGGTGCTGCGCTCCGGCGTCGACCTGGCCGACGCCGCAGCCGTGGGCAAGGTCGCCGGTGAGGTCGAGCTGCGCATCGGCACCGATCCCCGGGGGTACGGCGTGACCGTCGACGGGGTGGGTGTCGATGCGGACATCCGGGGGCCGGAGGTGACCGGCGCGGTCTCCGCGGTGGCCGCCGTGCCGGCGGTACGCACGCTGCTCGTCGCCCGGCAGCGGGACATGATCGCCCATGCCGGCCGGATCGTCGTCGAGGGCCGGGACATCGGCTCCGTGGTGGCCCCGGACGCCGACCTGAAGGTCTACCTGACCGCCTCCGAGGCGGCCCGGGCCCGGCGGCGTAGCGCCGAGGACGCCGCCGACGTCGCGGCGACCGCCGCCGACCTGGCCCGGCGGGACCGGCTCGACTCCACCCGCACGGTCGACCCGCTGCGGCAGTCCACCGACGCCGTCGAACTGGACACCACCGAGTTGGGCATCGACGAGGTCGTCGCCCGGCTGCGTGAGCTGCTCACCGAGCGGGGCGTGGCATGA
- the ald gene encoding alanine dehydrogenase: MKVGIPREVKNHEYRVAITPAGVNEFVRHGHQVFVEAGAGVGSSLTDDEFAAAGATILGTADEVWDTAELVLKVKEPIAEEHHRMRAGQVLFTYLHLAASKECTDALVDRKVTGIAYETVELPDRSLPLLAPMSEVAGRLAPQVGAYHLQRQGGGRGILMGGVSGVYAAKTVVIGAGVSGMNAAAIALGLQAEVLLLDMNVARLRQADAIYRGHLQTVASNAYEVERAVLDADLVIGAVLVPGAKAPTLISNELVSRMKPGSVLVDISIDQGGCFEDSRPTTHAEPTYQVHDSIFYCVANMPGAVPHTSTYALTNVTLPYALELADHGWRDALRRDPALALGLNTHDGGVVYGPVAEAHGMATLPLAEVLA, translated from the coding sequence GTGAAGGTCGGAATCCCACGCGAGGTCAAGAACCACGAGTACCGCGTGGCGATCACGCCGGCGGGCGTCAACGAGTTCGTCCGCCACGGTCACCAGGTCTTCGTCGAGGCGGGCGCCGGGGTCGGGTCCAGCCTCACCGACGACGAGTTCGCCGCCGCCGGGGCCACCATCCTCGGCACCGCCGACGAGGTGTGGGACACCGCCGAGCTGGTGCTCAAGGTCAAGGAGCCGATCGCCGAGGAGCACCACCGGATGCGGGCCGGGCAGGTGCTCTTCACCTACCTGCACCTGGCCGCCTCCAAGGAGTGCACCGACGCGCTGGTCGACCGGAAGGTCACCGGCATCGCCTACGAGACCGTCGAGCTGCCCGACCGGTCGCTGCCGCTGCTCGCCCCGATGTCCGAGGTGGCCGGCCGGCTCGCCCCGCAGGTCGGCGCGTACCACCTGCAGCGGCAGGGCGGCGGCCGGGGCATCCTGATGGGCGGCGTCTCCGGGGTGTACGCGGCGAAGACCGTGGTCATCGGCGCGGGCGTGTCCGGCATGAACGCCGCCGCCATCGCGCTGGGCCTGCAGGCCGAGGTGCTGCTGCTGGACATGAACGTGGCCCGGCTGCGGCAGGCCGACGCCATCTACCGGGGCCACCTGCAGACGGTCGCCTCCAACGCCTACGAGGTCGAGCGGGCGGTGCTCGACGCGGACCTGGTCATCGGGGCGGTCCTCGTCCCGGGGGCGAAGGCCCCCACGCTGATCTCCAACGAGCTGGTCTCCCGGATGAAGCCGGGCAGCGTGCTGGTCGACATCTCCATCGACCAGGGTGGCTGCTTCGAGGACTCCCGCCCCACCACGCACGCCGAGCCGACCTACCAGGTGCACGACTCGATCTTCTACTGCGTGGCGAACATGCCCGGCGCGGTGCCGCACACCAGCACGTACGCGCTGACCAACGTCACCCTGCCGTACGCCCTCGAACTGGCCGACCACGGCTGGCGCGACGCGCTGCGCCGCGATCCCGCCCTGGCGCTGGGCCTGAACACCCACGACGGCGGGGTGGTCTACGGCCCGGTCGCCGAGGCGCACGGGATGGCGACCCTTCCGCTGGCCGAGGTGCTGGCCTGA
- the der gene encoding ribosome biogenesis GTPase Der, whose amino-acid sequence MSDGWVELREPEAAVEEPTGPQPVVAVVGRPNVGKSTLVNRIIGRRQAVVEDVPGVTRDRVPYDAQWNGRTFTVVDTGGWEPDAKDRAAAIAAQAETAVVTADVVIFVVDAMVGATDVDEAAVKMLRRSAKPVILVANKTDNTAIEMEATSLWSLGLGEPYPVSALHGRGSGELLDAILDALPDAPKIVENRPRGPRRVALVGRPNVGKSSLLNRFSGEERAVVDAVAGTTVDPVDSLVEIGGETWQLVDTAGLRKRVGKASGTEYYASLRTAGAIEAAEVAVVLLDSHEPISEQDQRILTMVVEAGRALVIVFNKWDLVDADRRYYLDKEIDRELRRIPWAIRLNLSAQTGRAVDKLAPALRRALASWETRVPTAQLNQWLTALVQATPHPVRGGRAPKILFATQAGVSPPRFVLFTTAPLDAGYQRFVERKLREEFGFEGSPVEISVRPRKKLGPGGRGKAHG is encoded by the coding sequence ATGAGCGACGGATGGGTGGAGCTGCGCGAGCCGGAGGCCGCCGTCGAGGAGCCGACCGGGCCGCAGCCCGTGGTCGCTGTGGTCGGCCGCCCCAACGTGGGCAAGTCGACGCTGGTCAACCGGATCATCGGCCGCCGGCAGGCGGTCGTGGAGGACGTCCCCGGGGTGACCCGGGACCGGGTGCCGTACGACGCGCAGTGGAACGGCCGGACGTTCACCGTGGTGGACACCGGCGGCTGGGAACCGGACGCGAAGGACCGGGCGGCGGCCATCGCCGCCCAGGCCGAGACGGCGGTGGTCACCGCCGATGTGGTGATCTTCGTGGTCGACGCCATGGTCGGCGCGACCGATGTGGACGAGGCCGCGGTGAAGATGCTGCGACGCAGCGCCAAGCCGGTGATCCTGGTGGCCAACAAGACCGACAACACCGCCATCGAGATGGAGGCGACCTCGCTCTGGTCGCTGGGCCTCGGCGAGCCGTACCCGGTCTCCGCGCTGCACGGCCGGGGCTCCGGCGAACTGCTCGACGCGATCCTGGACGCGCTGCCGGACGCGCCGAAGATCGTCGAGAACCGGCCGCGCGGCCCGCGCCGGGTGGCCCTGGTGGGCCGGCCCAACGTCGGCAAGTCGAGCCTGCTCAACCGGTTCTCCGGCGAGGAGCGGGCGGTCGTCGACGCGGTCGCCGGCACCACCGTGGACCCGGTGGACAGCCTGGTCGAGATCGGCGGCGAGACCTGGCAACTGGTCGACACCGCCGGGCTGCGCAAGCGGGTCGGCAAGGCCAGCGGCACCGAGTACTACGCCAGCCTGCGGACCGCCGGCGCCATCGAGGCGGCCGAGGTGGCCGTGGTGCTGCTCGACTCCCACGAGCCGATCAGCGAGCAGGACCAGCGGATCCTGACCATGGTCGTCGAGGCCGGCCGGGCACTGGTGATCGTCTTCAACAAGTGGGACCTGGTCGACGCCGACCGTCGGTACTACCTGGACAAGGAGATCGACCGGGAGCTGCGCCGGATCCCCTGGGCGATCCGGCTCAACCTGTCGGCGCAGACCGGCCGGGCCGTCGACAAGCTCGCCCCTGCGCTGCGACGGGCGTTGGCGAGCTGGGAGACCCGGGTGCCGACCGCCCAGCTCAACCAGTGGCTCACCGCCCTGGTCCAGGCCACCCCGCACCCGGTGCGTGGCGGCCGGGCTCCGAAGATCCTCTTCGCCACCCAGGCGGGGGTCTCCCCGCCGCGGTTCGTGCTCTTCACCACCGCGCCGCTGGACGCCGGCTACCAGCGCTTCGTCGAGCGCAAGCTCCGCGAGGAGTTCGGCTTCGAGGGCAGCCCGGTGGAGATCTCGGTACGCCCCCGCAAGAAGCTCGGCCCCGGCGGCCGAGGCAAGGCGCACGGCTGA
- a CDS encoding site-specific tyrosine recombinase XerD: MTDQSRADGAGEPAPALRRAVRGYLDHLTVERGLAANTLTAYRRDLERYLATLAAAGVADLAAVGTGQVEAHLARLRAGDADHPPLAVTSAARAASAVRGLHRFAVREGLAGADPSRDVRPPAAARRLPRALPVDDVVRLLDAAGAVTAAGDGAAVTLRDRALLEFLYGTGARISEAVGAAVDDVDVDEGTALLRGKGGRTRLVPVGGYAVRALRAYLVRARPALVVAGRGTPAVFVNARGGPLTRQGAWTVLRRAARRAGLPVDGPQAVSPHTLRHSYATHLLDGGADVRVVQELLGHASVTTTQVYTLVTVDRLREVYATTHPRARDTRQPGR; this comes from the coding sequence CTGACCGACCAGAGCCGCGCCGACGGGGCCGGGGAGCCGGCACCGGCCCTGCGGCGGGCCGTGCGCGGTTACCTCGACCACCTCACCGTGGAGCGGGGGCTGGCGGCGAACACCCTCACCGCGTACCGCCGGGACCTGGAGCGTTACCTGGCCACCCTGGCCGCAGCCGGGGTGGCCGACCTGGCCGCCGTCGGGACCGGGCAGGTCGAGGCGCACCTCGCGCGGCTGCGGGCCGGCGACGCGGACCACCCGCCGCTGGCGGTGACCTCGGCCGCCCGGGCCGCCTCCGCCGTGCGCGGGCTGCACCGGTTCGCCGTCCGGGAGGGACTGGCCGGCGCGGACCCCAGCCGGGACGTCCGCCCGCCCGCCGCCGCTCGCCGGTTGCCCCGGGCGTTGCCGGTCGACGACGTGGTCCGGCTGCTGGACGCCGCTGGCGCGGTCACCGCCGCCGGCGACGGGGCGGCCGTCACGCTGCGCGACCGGGCGCTGCTGGAGTTCCTGTACGGCACCGGCGCGCGGATCTCCGAGGCGGTCGGCGCGGCCGTGGACGACGTGGACGTCGACGAGGGCACCGCGCTGCTGCGCGGCAAGGGCGGGCGGACCCGGCTGGTGCCGGTCGGCGGGTACGCCGTGCGGGCGCTGCGGGCCTACCTGGTGCGGGCCCGGCCGGCGCTGGTCGTCGCCGGCCGGGGCACGCCGGCGGTCTTCGTCAACGCCCGGGGCGGGCCGCTGACCCGGCAGGGCGCGTGGACCGTGCTGCGGCGGGCCGCGCGGCGGGCCGGGCTGCCGGTGGACGGCCCGCAGGCGGTCTCCCCGCATACCCTGCGCCACTCGTACGCCACCCACCTGCTCGACGGCGGCGCCGACGTGCGGGTGGTGCAGGAACTCCTCGGCCACGCCTCGGTCACCACCACCCAGGTGTACACGTTGGTCACCGTGGACCGGCTGCGCGAGGTGTACGCCACCACCCACCCCCGCGCCCGGGACACCCGCCAGCCGGGGCGCTGA